Proteins found in one Fulvitalea axinellae genomic segment:
- a CDS encoding aspartate:alanine exchanger family transporter, producing MELLDSLMRTDYFAIFVIIAIGILVGKIEVKGIGLDSSAVIFVALAFGHFGYSVPPLFKTLGLILFIMTIGVQAGPGFFESFRSQGAKLVLVAGVIVVSGSIVAGGLAWFAGVDLKYAVGLLTGALTSTPGLAAAIEATNGSPEASIGYGIAYPFGVIGVILFVRLVPKVFKIDLKKEEEAFKKESRANYPSLKARNFKIDNDNIHGLSLSKLAVRAMTGANVSRVLKKGKTVVPTGDTILEKDDLIRVVGTKESLKKVELLVGESVDQEIPTSELMIVDWILVTNKRVVNKSIGSLNLQENYNATVTRIRRSGIDITPTGDAQIRFGDKLMVVSGTYNRDAVMNLFGNEQKKLSEADFLPIAAILVLGVILGKIAFPLFGSEFKLGLTGGVLLVSLMLSRVGKTGPIIWNVSGPANAMLRQLGLLFFLAAVGTSAGKSLVATIQSQGLTLFLVGFATTLMPMILSVIVGRIFLKVNLLSLLGTITGGMTSTPGLSAVDSMTDSNAPSIAYATVYPFAMVILIVCAKILGWIALF from the coding sequence ATGGAGCTATTAGATTCGTTAATGCGGACTGATTATTTTGCGATTTTTGTAATCATCGCCATCGGAATCTTGGTCGGGAAGATAGAGGTTAAGGGTATAGGGCTAGATTCCTCGGCTGTGATTTTTGTAGCCTTGGCCTTTGGGCATTTCGGCTATTCGGTGCCGCCATTGTTCAAGACACTTGGTTTGATTCTGTTTATAATGACAATCGGTGTGCAGGCTGGGCCTGGATTCTTCGAGTCGTTCCGATCACAGGGAGCCAAATTGGTGCTTGTGGCCGGGGTGATCGTAGTTTCGGGTAGCATCGTAGCCGGTGGTTTGGCTTGGTTTGCGGGCGTTGATCTCAAGTATGCGGTTGGTTTGCTTACGGGAGCGTTAACGTCGACCCCAGGTCTGGCGGCTGCGATAGAAGCCACAAACGGATCTCCGGAGGCGTCCATCGGTTATGGTATCGCATATCCGTTTGGCGTTATCGGCGTGATTTTGTTTGTAAGGCTCGTTCCGAAAGTTTTCAAAATCGATCTTAAGAAGGAAGAAGAAGCTTTCAAGAAGGAGTCCAGAGCGAATTACCCGAGCCTAAAAGCAAGAAACTTCAAAATTGATAATGATAACATTCACGGTCTTTCATTGAGCAAATTAGCTGTTCGCGCCATGACCGGTGCTAACGTTTCCCGAGTGTTGAAGAAAGGCAAGACAGTTGTTCCGACTGGAGACACGATCCTTGAAAAAGATGATCTGATTCGTGTGGTGGGAACCAAAGAGTCCTTGAAAAAAGTGGAACTGTTGGTTGGCGAAAGCGTAGACCAGGAAATCCCTACAAGCGAATTGATGATCGTGGACTGGATACTTGTCACCAATAAGCGAGTGGTGAACAAGTCGATCGGATCTTTGAACCTTCAGGAAAACTATAACGCCACCGTGACGCGTATCCGTAGATCGGGTATCGATATTACGCCTACAGGCGACGCTCAGATCCGTTTTGGCGATAAGTTGATGGTAGTGTCGGGAACATATAACCGCGACGCTGTGATGAACCTGTTCGGTAATGAGCAGAAGAAACTTTCGGAAGCTGATTTCTTGCCGATCGCCGCTATTTTGGTGTTGGGTGTTATCCTCGGTAAAATCGCGTTTCCATTGTTCGGTTCAGAGTTCAAGCTTGGTCTTACCGGCGGAGTGTTGCTCGTTTCGTTGATGCTCTCTAGGGTAGGAAAGACCGGTCCGATTATCTGGAACGTCTCGGGGCCAGCCAACGCAATGCTGCGACAACTCGGTTTGTTGTTTTTCTTGGCCGCTGTCGGTACAAGTGCGGGTAAGAGTTTGGTCGCTACCATTCAATCTCAGGGCCTTACCCTGTTCTTGGTAGGTTTCGCCACTACGCTGATGCCGATGATTCTAAGCGTGATAGTGGGCAGAATATTCCTTAAGGTAAACTTGCTGTCGCTTTTGGGTACGATTACGGGTGGTATGACCAGTACGCCCGGTCTTAGCGCCGTTGACTCAATGACAGACAGTAACGCACCTTCGATCGCTTATGCGACAGTTTATCCGTTTGCGATGGTAATTCTGATCGTTTGCGCCAAGATTTTGGGTTGGATTGCATTATTCTAG
- a CDS encoding L-dopachrome tautomerase-related protein yields the protein MKKSFRIIIALICFMTACGPLNSPTLHTVAESENQWTGIGVTKKGRIFVNFPRWSDNVPVSVAEIINGKTIPFPDLEWNKPIEDDQHFVAVQSVFVDNLDRLWVLDTGNPQFRGVIERGPRLFRFNLTTKRLEKSFGFPKNTYSENSYLNDVRIDTQRKFAYITDSGTGGILTVDLSNGQVKRHLSGHPSVLAETDSLVFEDKTVWKNRVHSDGIALSPDTNWLYYVALSGHTLYRIPTKVLRNNTPKPESYIEKVAKIYAPDGMVFDKNGTLYLAGLETNSVYSVSGKGQYQLVAKDPEIRWADSFAVDGEGNLYFTTSQIHLDENKRGLYKVIMIDRKDL from the coding sequence ATGAAAAAATCATTTCGAATCATAATAGCTCTAATCTGTTTTATGACCGCTTGCGGGCCCCTGAACAGCCCTACCCTCCACACCGTTGCAGAGTCTGAAAATCAATGGACAGGAATCGGGGTTACAAAAAAAGGGAGAATCTTCGTGAACTTCCCCCGTTGGTCCGATAACGTTCCGGTTTCAGTAGCTGAGATAATTAACGGCAAGACCATTCCTTTTCCTGACTTGGAGTGGAATAAACCCATAGAAGACGACCAACATTTTGTCGCTGTCCAAAGTGTTTTTGTGGACAATCTGGATAGACTTTGGGTATTGGACACTGGCAATCCGCAATTTCGAGGAGTCATTGAGCGTGGTCCCAGATTATTTCGCTTCAATTTGACGACTAAGCGCCTAGAAAAATCATTCGGCTTTCCGAAGAACACTTACAGTGAAAACTCTTACCTCAACGATGTCAGGATTGATACCCAGAGAAAATTTGCTTATATCACCGACTCCGGAACAGGAGGAATCTTAACCGTCGATCTGAGCAACGGTCAAGTAAAACGGCATTTGTCGGGTCACCCTTCAGTTTTGGCCGAAACGGACTCGTTGGTTTTTGAAGACAAAACCGTCTGGAAAAACCGGGTACACTCCGACGGTATCGCATTGTCACCCGACACTAATTGGCTTTATTATGTAGCGCTAAGCGGGCATACTCTTTATAGGATTCCCACAAAGGTTCTGCGAAACAACACGCCCAAGCCTGAAAGCTACATAGAAAAAGTGGCGAAAATATACGCCCCTGACGGTATGGTTTTCGACAAAAACGGCACGCTTTACTTAGCCGGGCTAGAGACAAACAGCGTATATTCGGTGAGCGGAAAAGGGCAATATCAACTTGTTGCCAAGGATCCCGAAATCCGCTGGGCGGATTCGTTTGCCGTAGACGGCGAGGGAAACTTATATTTCACAACTTCTCAAATCCATCTTGACGAAAACAAGAGAGGTCTTTATAAAGTCATCATGATTGATCGAAAAGATCTTTAA
- a CDS encoding helix-turn-helix domain-containing protein: MKKKLNYCPLALTMEYIGGKWKPLILFHLIGSPKRSGELQKSICGISNKVFTESIREMEYSGLVNRKVFPSVPPKVEYSLTELGNSLIPILKAMDDWGKTFPPESHSDNEKNE; the protein is encoded by the coding sequence GTGAAAAAGAAACTAAACTATTGCCCGCTGGCGCTTACTATGGAATACATAGGCGGAAAGTGGAAACCTCTAATTCTATTCCATCTAATCGGTTCGCCAAAACGCTCCGGTGAGTTACAGAAGTCGATTTGTGGCATCTCCAACAAAGTGTTCACCGAATCGATCAGGGAGATGGAATACTCCGGGCTTGTCAACCGAAAGGTATTTCCCAGCGTTCCGCCCAAAGTGGAATATTCGCTGACTGAGCTAGGCAACAGCCTAATTCCAATATTAAAAGCTATGGACGATTGGGGTAAAACATTTCCACCCGAAAGCCATTCTGACAATGAAAAAAACGAATAA
- a CDS encoding amidohydrolase, with protein MTRILTNIMALGLMAFIFSCSPKEQTPKADQLIVNAKVVTMDSENPEATAFAVKDGKFIYVGDVKGAEQFIGPKTKKVDLNGQFVSPGLIDSHLHLAGVGLKKIDLDLSPISNYDQMVEMVRVAVSKAEKGEWIVGRGWHQDKWDKKPEKTVEGMPVHNRMSEVSPDNPVFLRHASGHAGIANAEAMRIANVEALLAKEGQPEGGEVTLDEKGNATGLFNENAMNMIMRHIPEKSASKTRKALRLGMEECLSNGITAVMDAGIGPDMISQYRQLRKSDSLRVRVWAMLDGENDALLEKWFANGPMNDSASWFTLRSVKLYADGALGSRGAWLLNEYEDQPGHTGHALRPMKEIGEIAEKGLESGFQICTHAIGDRANREVLDQYENALGNRAKTVDHRFRIEHAQHLTNKDIPRFAALGVIPAMQGIHMASDRPWAIDRLGEDRIKEGAYVWKKLLASGARVANGTDSPIEPVSPIECFYASVSRKTLKGKPEKGYEPSQRMSRIEALRSYTLDAAYALFAEKRIGSIEVGKLADFTVFDTDLVRADESKLLDAKVKMTVVGGEVLYGAK; from the coding sequence ATGACAAGAATATTAACGAACATCATGGCGCTGGGTCTCATGGCGTTTATTTTTTCATGTTCACCAAAAGAGCAAACACCGAAGGCTGATCAACTTATTGTTAATGCCAAGGTGGTGACAATGGATTCGGAAAATCCGGAAGCTACGGCTTTCGCCGTAAAAGACGGAAAGTTTATTTATGTGGGAGACGTTAAAGGTGCTGAGCAATTCATCGGGCCGAAAACGAAGAAGGTAGACCTTAATGGACAGTTTGTGTCTCCAGGACTGATAGACTCTCATTTGCATTTGGCCGGTGTCGGGCTTAAGAAAATCGATTTGGACCTATCTCCCATTTCGAATTATGACCAGATGGTCGAGATGGTAAGGGTAGCTGTTTCAAAAGCCGAAAAAGGAGAATGGATTGTTGGCCGTGGATGGCACCAGGACAAATGGGACAAGAAACCGGAAAAGACGGTGGAGGGAATGCCTGTTCATAACCGAATGTCTGAAGTGTCGCCTGATAATCCGGTTTTTCTGCGTCATGCCAGCGGGCATGCGGGAATCGCTAACGCAGAAGCGATGCGGATTGCAAATGTTGAGGCCTTGTTGGCGAAAGAGGGACAACCGGAAGGTGGAGAAGTTACTCTGGACGAGAAGGGCAATGCTACAGGTCTGTTCAATGAAAATGCCATGAATATGATTATGAGGCATATTCCCGAAAAGTCTGCTTCCAAAACCAGAAAAGCTTTGCGGTTAGGTATGGAAGAATGTCTTTCCAATGGTATCACGGCGGTGATGGATGCCGGTATTGGACCGGATATGATTAGCCAGTATCGCCAATTGAGAAAAAGTGATTCGCTCAGAGTCAGGGTTTGGGCGATGCTTGACGGGGAAAATGACGCGTTATTGGAGAAATGGTTTGCTAATGGGCCTATGAATGATAGCGCTTCTTGGTTTACCCTTCGTTCAGTGAAGTTGTACGCTGACGGCGCTTTGGGATCACGTGGAGCGTGGCTTCTGAACGAATACGAGGATCAGCCTGGCCATACGGGACATGCGCTTAGGCCGATGAAAGAGATCGGTGAAATAGCCGAAAAAGGCTTGGAAAGCGGGTTCCAGATATGTACACACGCAATCGGTGACAGGGCGAACAGGGAAGTGCTTGATCAATATGAAAACGCATTGGGTAACCGTGCCAAGACGGTGGATCATAGGTTTAGGATTGAGCATGCCCAGCACCTAACCAACAAAGATATTCCCAGATTTGCGGCTTTGGGGGTTATTCCTGCCATGCAAGGTATTCATATGGCCTCGGACAGGCCTTGGGCCATTGACAGGTTAGGGGAAGACAGAATCAAGGAAGGCGCTTATGTTTGGAAGAAACTGTTGGCCTCGGGAGCGAGGGTGGCTAACGGAACCGACTCTCCGATTGAGCCGGTGAGCCCGATTGAGTGTTTTTATGCGTCCGTGTCTCGCAAGACGCTGAAAGGAAAGCCTGAGAAAGGCTACGAACCGTCACAGCGGATGAGCAGGATTGAAGCGCTCAGAAGTTATACTTTGGACGCCGCGTACGCTTTATTTGCCGAGAAGAGAATTGGATCGATTGAAGTGGGTAAATTGGCCGATTTCACAGTTTTTGACACTGATCTTGTCCGTGCCGATGAGAGTAAACTGTTGGATGCTAAGGTGAAGATGACTGTGGTGGGTGGAGAAGTTCTTTATGGGGCAAAGTGA
- a CDS encoding acyl-CoA dehydrogenase family protein, whose translation MYFNDEHKLFRESVRDFLAQRATPFANEWETQRRIPKSIWEEMGDQGYLGLLHEEKHGGLEADIFFSLIFLEELANTGFGGFAGAVSVHSYMATAHLAKAGSETLKRKYLEPAIEGRKVGALAISEPGAGSDVSSLRTRAEDMGDHYLLNGSKIFITNGFYADFITVAAQTEKGMSLFVIEGDNPGLSRNKLEKMGWHCSDTAELFFENAVVPKENLIGEEGKGFYYIMDSFQIERLCIAIISQASAERMFDLALKYARERDAFGKKLEKMKNIRYQLADVHADIACVKQYLRHVAWNLERGENMSRECAIAKLKATELSKEVADKCLQIFGGYGYMADFEIERMFRDARVNTIIGGTSDIMKEIIGKSVIDERTYKSAYQNH comes from the coding sequence ATGTACTTTAACGATGAGCATAAGCTTTTTAGAGAAAGCGTAAGGGACTTCCTTGCCCAACGCGCGACCCCATTCGCAAATGAGTGGGAAACCCAACGACGCATTCCCAAATCAATTTGGGAAGAAATGGGCGACCAAGGATATCTGGGGCTCCTCCACGAGGAAAAACACGGCGGACTTGAAGCCGATATTTTCTTTTCGCTTATTTTTCTTGAGGAATTGGCGAATACCGGTTTCGGAGGTTTCGCCGGAGCGGTAAGCGTACATTCGTATATGGCCACGGCCCATTTGGCGAAAGCCGGAAGCGAAACCCTAAAGAGAAAATATCTGGAACCTGCGATTGAGGGTAGAAAAGTCGGCGCGTTAGCCATTTCCGAACCCGGAGCCGGATCGGACGTTTCCTCACTTCGCACCCGAGCCGAAGATATGGGAGACCATTACTTATTGAACGGCTCAAAAATTTTCATTACCAACGGATTTTACGCGGATTTCATAACCGTAGCGGCGCAGACTGAAAAAGGAATGAGCCTCTTTGTAATTGAAGGTGACAATCCGGGGCTGTCCAGAAACAAACTGGAAAAGATGGGCTGGCACTGTTCGGATACGGCCGAGCTGTTCTTCGAAAACGCTGTCGTTCCAAAGGAAAACCTCATTGGGGAGGAAGGAAAAGGCTTCTATTATATCATGGACAGCTTTCAGATAGAGCGTCTTTGTATTGCGATTATTTCCCAAGCTTCGGCGGAACGCATGTTTGATTTGGCCCTGAAATATGCGCGCGAGCGGGACGCTTTCGGCAAAAAGTTGGAAAAAATGAAAAACATCAGGTACCAACTGGCCGACGTTCACGCCGATATCGCCTGTGTAAAGCAATATCTCAGACACGTGGCTTGGAATCTTGAACGCGGTGAGAATATGTCGCGCGAATGCGCTATCGCAAAGTTGAAAGCCACCGAACTGAGCAAAGAAGTGGCTGACAAATGTCTGCAGATATTCGGAGGTTACGGTTATATGGCCGATTTCGAAATCGAGAGAATGTTCCGCGACGCAAGGGTCAATACCATAATCGGCGGGACTTCGGATATTATGAAAGAGATTATCGGAAAATCGGTTATTGACGAAAGGACGTACAAATCGGCTTATCAGAATCATTAG
- the secG gene encoding preprotein translocase subunit SecG, whose protein sequence is MFNILITLIVIVSLLLIFAILMQKSKGSGLSGQFGGSAGQLMGAKRSADFLEKATWGLSIILVTLTLATNITLDSGPKAYVSPNLKKAQEQQGQNAIQSLHSTTTDSAAQSTDTTVKK, encoded by the coding sequence ATGTTCAACATACTTATTACACTGATCGTCATTGTTTCCCTGCTCTTGATCTTTGCTATCCTGATGCAAAAATCCAAAGGCAGTGGCCTCTCTGGTCAGTTCGGCGGAAGTGCGGGGCAGTTGATGGGAGCCAAAAGAAGCGCTGATTTCCTTGAAAAAGCTACTTGGGGACTCTCAATTATTTTGGTTACCCTGACTTTGGCTACCAACATTACTCTTGATTCGGGTCCTAAAGCTTACGTGAGCCCTAACTTGAAAAAAGCTCAGGAACAACAAGGACAGAACGCTATCCAGTCATTGCACAGCACAACTACTGACAGCGCGGCGCAATCAACGGACACTACTGTTAAGAAATAA
- a CDS encoding type 1 glutamine amidotransferase domain-containing protein produces MKKTLLFTQLLTLLLTVSCVNRKGPKKILFVFTSHNQLGNTGKPTGFFLSEASHAYQTFDSAGFHIDFCSVKGGVTTADDINLSDPINKSFWNNTGIRKKLRETKKIDRINPSTYSAIYLVGGHGSVWDFPDDKSLARVTAHIYNNGGVVSAVCHGTAGLLNVKLPDGKFLIDGKKIATFTNSEEAKIHLDKVVPFLLETELRNRNAYIIHGTDFQPNIQVDGRLITGQNPASAKGVSIAVINALKDQAKH; encoded by the coding sequence ATGAAAAAGACACTCCTGTTCACCCAACTCCTAACACTATTGCTTACAGTATCATGCGTAAACAGGAAGGGACCAAAAAAAATCCTCTTCGTTTTCACCAGCCACAATCAGTTGGGCAATACCGGGAAACCAACAGGTTTTTTCTTATCGGAGGCTTCCCACGCCTACCAAACGTTTGATTCAGCTGGATTCCATATAGATTTCTGTAGCGTAAAGGGTGGTGTAACTACGGCGGACGACATCAACTTAAGCGATCCAATCAACAAATCTTTTTGGAACAATACGGGGATCAGAAAAAAACTACGAGAAACAAAAAAGATCGACCGCATAAATCCGTCAACCTATAGCGCCATTTATCTCGTTGGCGGGCATGGGTCAGTTTGGGACTTCCCCGACGATAAAAGTCTAGCCAGGGTCACCGCTCATATCTATAACAATGGCGGAGTGGTAAGCGCCGTTTGCCATGGCACAGCAGGCTTACTAAACGTCAAACTCCCCGACGGAAAATTCCTTATTGACGGAAAAAAGATTGCGACATTTACGAATTCCGAAGAAGCTAAAATACATTTGGACAAAGTCGTACCTTTCCTTTTGGAAACCGAGCTAAGAAACAGAAACGCATACATCATCCACGGCACCGATTTCCAACCGAACATTCAAGTGGACGGCCGGCTGATTACAGGACAGAATCCCGCATCGGCCAAAGGGGTGTCCATCGCCGTGATCAATGCCTTAAAGGATCAGGCAAAGCACTAG
- a CDS encoding LptE family protein, whose translation MKLKTKAQKALLYTGKLFLLVAFCLAGHSCGVYSFTGASIDYTNTKTISIGYFYNEAGLGPANISDELTNKLKDFFQQNTQLDIVAEDGDLQIEGTISRYAFSPLAPQSNPNATSGLEGVDEAGLERLTIGVSATYVNVNDETYDFENRVFSQFEDYNAVTQTREQVETGLVDGILDQIVLDIFNASVANW comes from the coding sequence ATGAAATTGAAGACTAAAGCCCAAAAGGCCTTATTATATACCGGAAAGCTGTTTTTGCTTGTGGCCTTTTGTCTTGCGGGCCACAGTTGCGGGGTCTACTCTTTCACCGGAGCCTCTATCGACTACACCAACACCAAGACGATATCCATCGGATACTTCTATAACGAAGCCGGACTTGGTCCAGCCAACATCAGCGACGAACTGACAAACAAACTGAAGGACTTTTTCCAACAAAACACCCAGCTCGACATCGTGGCCGAAGACGGCGATTTGCAAATTGAGGGAACCATATCCCGTTACGCCTTTAGCCCGCTCGCCCCACAAAGCAACCCAAACGCAACCAGTGGCCTTGAGGGTGTTGACGAAGCCGGACTGGAGCGCTTAACCATAGGTGTTTCAGCTACTTATGTCAATGTAAATGACGAAACCTATGATTTCGAAAACAGGGTGTTTTCGCAGTTTGAGGATTATAATGCCGTAACCCAAACCCGTGAGCAGGTTGAGACAGGACTCGTAGACGGCATTCTCGACCAAATCGTGCTCGACATATTCAACGCCTCCGTTGCCAACTGGTAA
- a CDS encoding 3-hydroxyacyl-CoA dehydrogenase NAD-binding domain-containing protein, whose amino-acid sequence MKLFFHTDEDLQQTESYVKVHRSHHSALVTLDKKDSPVNTVDSSFAKAINSVLDKLEADESISSVIFNSEKKTFIAGADLKLLHEGSAEDAAQMIAEVQDLYSRLQRFPKTTVAYIEGACLGGGLEFAMACQTRIANRNSRAFFQLPETNLGLIPGFGGTFRLPDLVGVEVALHMILRCQKLNIAQASEAGLVDQQVGDLDELTGLLNSGSLTLSQNRKNRHLPTDLDSITSFRKKTERRSKGLYPALTHALDALEFACKNPDEEQRIENEKALFAKTLATPAASRMVELFFTINDKKKNPWKHLVQPTHNIGIIGAGLMGSGIASVSVRKGYNVAVTDIHESSLLKLEAVVQKENGEVADDKLKLSDNLDILEDSQMVVEAIYENLEVKKETIRKLNGKLPSNSILASNTSAIPIKDLAEVFEDKTRVIGTHYFSPVQKMPLLEIIVTPETESWVKATALDIGIRQGKTCIIVNDGPGFYTTRILAPYLNEALLLLQEGVSGADLDSALESFGMPVGPVTLMDEIGIDVCAHLLGGPIGAMFDERGTPISKLLNVFVENGYLGRKNGKGFLQYDDSGKKSARIYSENLPEIGNTSSGAELDQETIRTRVVWAMVNEAIKCLEDDTLSTPADGDIGAILGLAFPKYTGGPFRFADAKGPESAYQTLRDLELKFGKRFAPATSISRHKNDNTLFHSS is encoded by the coding sequence ATGAAATTATTTTTTCACACAGACGAAGACTTGCAACAAACGGAATCTTATGTCAAAGTGCACAGGAGCCATCACAGCGCTTTGGTCACTTTGGACAAAAAGGATTCTCCGGTCAACACGGTGGATTCCAGCTTCGCCAAAGCCATAAACTCCGTTTTGGACAAATTGGAAGCTGACGAATCGATCAGCTCCGTCATCTTCAATAGCGAGAAAAAGACCTTTATCGCTGGTGCGGACCTTAAGCTTCTTCACGAAGGCTCCGCGGAAGACGCTGCGCAAATGATCGCCGAAGTCCAGGACCTGTATTCACGTCTACAAAGATTTCCGAAAACTACCGTAGCGTATATCGAAGGCGCCTGTTTGGGCGGAGGATTGGAATTTGCGATGGCTTGCCAAACCAGAATCGCCAACCGAAACTCACGCGCTTTTTTCCAACTTCCGGAAACCAACCTCGGTCTCATTCCCGGCTTCGGGGGCACTTTTCGCCTCCCCGATCTTGTCGGTGTCGAAGTTGCCCTGCATATGATCTTGCGTTGTCAAAAGCTGAATATCGCACAAGCATCGGAAGCTGGGTTGGTTGATCAACAGGTCGGTGACCTGGATGAATTGACGGGATTACTGAATTCCGGAAGTCTCACATTATCTCAAAACAGGAAAAACCGGCACCTCCCAACAGACCTTGACTCTATTACATCATTCCGAAAAAAGACGGAACGCAGAAGCAAGGGCCTCTACCCCGCCCTCACTCACGCATTGGACGCTCTGGAATTCGCATGCAAAAACCCAGATGAGGAGCAACGCATCGAAAACGAAAAAGCGCTTTTCGCAAAAACCTTGGCAACACCCGCCGCTAGCCGAATGGTCGAGCTTTTCTTCACCATTAACGATAAGAAAAAGAACCCTTGGAAACACCTTGTCCAACCGACTCACAACATCGGAATCATCGGAGCCGGTCTGATGGGATCCGGAATCGCGTCGGTGAGCGTCAGAAAAGGCTATAACGTGGCGGTTACGGACATTCATGAGTCTTCTTTACTGAAACTGGAAGCCGTTGTCCAGAAAGAAAACGGTGAAGTAGCCGACGATAAACTCAAGCTTTCGGACAACTTGGACATTCTGGAAGATTCCCAAATGGTAGTGGAAGCCATTTACGAAAACCTTGAGGTAAAAAAGGAAACCATCCGAAAGCTTAACGGAAAGCTTCCTTCAAACAGCATCTTGGCTAGCAACACATCGGCTATTCCAATCAAAGATTTGGCGGAAGTTTTCGAAGACAAAACAAGGGTCATCGGCACGCATTATTTTTCGCCCGTACAAAAGATGCCCTTGCTTGAGATTATCGTTACGCCCGAAACCGAATCTTGGGTAAAAGCCACCGCTTTGGACATCGGGATCAGGCAAGGCAAAACCTGCATTATCGTCAATGACGGACCGGGGTTTTACACCACCCGAATCCTCGCCCCCTATCTCAACGAGGCTCTTCTGCTTTTACAAGAAGGCGTTTCGGGAGCGGACTTAGACAGTGCGCTTGAGAGTTTCGGAATGCCCGTGGGGCCCGTCACGCTTATGGACGAAATCGGCATAGACGTTTGCGCTCATTTGCTCGGCGGACCTATCGGCGCCATGTTTGACGAGCGAGGCACCCCGATATCCAAACTGCTAAACGTATTTGTAGAAAACGGGTACCTTGGCCGTAAAAACGGAAAAGGCTTTTTGCAATACGACGACAGCGGAAAAAAATCGGCGAGAATCTATTCCGAAAACCTACCTGAGATTGGCAACACTTCCTCAGGCGCGGAATTGGACCAAGAAACGATCCGCACAAGAGTCGTTTGGGCAATGGTCAACGAAGCGATCAAATGCCTGGAAGACGATACCCTTAGCACTCCCGCGGACGGCGATATCGGAGCTATTCTCGGATTGGCGTTCCCAAAATACACCGGCGGTCCTTTCCGTTTCGCTGACGCCAAAGGACCGGAATCGGCTTATCAGACCCTGAGAGATTTGGAACTCAAATTTGGAAAACGGTTCGCTCCCGCCACTTCAATATCTCGACACAAAAACGACAACACCCTTTTTCATTCTTCATAA